DNA from Artemia franciscana chromosome 8, ASM3288406v1, whole genome shotgun sequence:
ATAATCAATCAATGATTACCTTACAAGCatcaaaaattatcaaaattatcgAAATCATCAAAAATTAGGTTTCCAACAGAATTACGAGCATCTTGAATTTCAACAAGTGAGCTGGTGTCTCAAAATCCctgttaattaattataaattaattatatattggTAAAGGTCTAGATTAAAGGCTGttgagaaataaatatgaaaagaaaacaatttttacttcttaatatgcagaataattttagttaacatattttgactGCAGCTCCACTATACTTTAACTCATCCCCCCTAATatggaaatatatagcccaaattatatatttccaacaTATTCCACCTCCGGTCACTTGCTTTCCGGTTCTTGTATCGTCAGTGTTTATTCAATTTAGAGGTACTAGGGTTGAAACGAGAGAGACGCATTGCAAAAACGTATtcgaaatatataatttgggctatatatttgcaaattagagGGGACTAAAGTAAAGTAGAGCCACggtcaaaattttttatctttaattattctgcatattatgaagtaagaatagttttcttaaaatgtttcaATCTCAAAAGTCGCTAATCTAGACTTTTACTATATATGAATAAATTAATCATCTATataagtaattaattaattaatataattatatatatatatacatatatatatatatataatataaatatatatatatatatatatatatatatatatatatatatatatatatatatatatatatgtatatatatatatatataattttttcattatttaggCATTGATTGAAATTAATTatacaattaataaataatattatatatatatatatatatatatatatatatatatatatatatatatatatatatatatatatatatatatatatatatatatatatatatatatatatatatatacatgcaaataattatgtgataaatatattaagaaaatttacaGGATTTTAAATTATTACTGTTTTTACTGCCTTTTCATTACCAAAATAGTGTCAGGTGTTTCaattcaacctaaaaaaaaaaaaaagcaaaaatgaaacacagaaaaagaagtgttttattgaaaattaaacgCTTGTGTGTTTGCGTTATGCATTCTAGCAAAGGTAAAGGGTGATGGGGTGAGAATTAGCAAAGATTACCTGAAAACTCCTCAATATACATGTTGCTCCCTTGCGCTACACGTACTGGTCCGATTCAGATGTGAAAATTAGTTTGTATGGGGCAGGTTTAATTCTTTATCAAGATATCTTCCGTCTATAAAAATGATTAGTTTgctaaaaattagttatttatttagttatttatgaTGGTTTTGAGCTATGAGTTAGCTGGTTTTTTCCTAGAATGGATTATTACATGATTAGTTAAGCTCGACTTAAATGAAAATGCTCTCCTGCATACACTACATTCAAATGGTTTTTCTCCTGTATGTGTTCTTTGATGATCATTTAACGGTTGCATCCTAGAAAATCTCTTCTTGCACAAACCACATTCAAATGGCTTTTCTCCTGTATGTGTTCtgaaatgaatatttaaattacccaaaagaaaaaatctcttcTTGCATACACAGCATTCAAATGGTTTCTCTCTTGTATGTATTATATGGTGATTATTCAAATTACCCAACTGCGAAAACTTCTTCTTGCATATACTACATTCAAATGTTTTTCTCCTGTATGGGTTCTGAAGTGATTATTCAAAATATCCGACCGAAAAAATCTCTTCTTGCATATACCACACTCAAATGGTTTTTCTCCTGTATGTATTTTGTGGTGCTTATTTAACGAGTCTAATCTAGAatacttcttcttgcatacgcTACATTCAAATGGTCTTTCGCCATTTGAATGGGGTCTTTGACAAGACCTTTCGCCACTAAGCAAGGggcttttcaaatattcttgGCGATTCTTTAAACCTGTTACTTCAGACTTCAGTTCAAATGAACCTAAGCAGGTGTTTTTAGTTGGTTTCTGTGATACAACCAGTGATGAGTTCTGTAAAAGAGATTCTTCCAGTGAGACTGTAGAagcttttgtttcttcttcgattttttcTGTCCACTTTTGCACCATTTTAGTTGGTTTCAGGCCAAGAATTGACGGTTGAATTATACCAACAGAACTGCATAGAGCCGAATTCGTTATCTctgtaaaaaacgaaaaaaatcgaTACAAATATTGCATATatgaatacatatatatatatatataatatatatatatatatatatatatatatatatatatatatatatatatatatatatatatatatatatggtaagaagagacaaaagaaaaagaaaaaaaaaactgttttcctacttaGCAATTGTGACAAATTAGCACTTGAACAAGGCCACCCTCAGGGTTTAAGACAAAGTGACGCCCAGGAAGAACTGGTCAACATGTATTATCAGGTTTTATATACCACACTTCAGATTCCAGCCAACAACAATGTCTAATGTATTTCAAATGCTTTGGTGAATGGATTGGTAACCAAAACATATTCATCTAGAAATTCAGTCAATACTTTTATTTAATCGAAGTATTTTCACATCATCATAAGCTTTTTATAGACTTTCTTTTTCGTGAATCTGAAGAAAAAGCTAGACAGCGCTGGAGGTCGAGTTCTAGCATATTTTGTCTGGAGATATCAGCTGTGTTTCAGTCACTTTACTACATTTATCAGTCTtcagattttattattttacaaaatatatatcaCGTGGTAAACCAGAACTAAACAAACTTGCCATTCAGCCAAGATGCCAACCTGAGTATTACGAAGCTTTAAACTATAAGATCAATATCAGTGAACAGCATTCACAAAAACAACAAAgcctcataaaaaaaagaaaaaaaacatgagcaTAAACGATTCAAAATGATGGGTAAGTACAAACTAAACACCTTCAGACTCCCCTGACAAAAGATATTTCCCCATTTTAAGCTtaagagaaataaaacaaattctttaatttcttttattattcaaaataaaattcaaaatagtatttattcaaaatttgaacactcttgtgttttaaagaaaatgagcCCCTTGTTGTGCGGCAAGGTTCAACCACCACCAAATTACTAAGCGCAGAAGAAGTAAAATAATGATGCAAGTCTGTAGAGCCACAGAATAGACACGAACTCAGTAAGGTGTTGGGGGCAATATCATTCAtaatcttaaaacaaaagagGAAACTGTGGGGATTTTATACCAAGAAATGTTCTTCTTCTATAAGATTCCTTTCCGGAACTTCACACTGCAGACCACACAGTGCAGCAATGCAGGAGGACATTCAAACGTGCACTTGTGATATATGGAAAACGTTTCAGTACGCATTTCAAATACATATACTTAAATCCTGCCCAATCAGTGGTAAGATTCAGTTAGGTTTCAAGTAAtgaagtaaataaaattaagcaAGAGTTTCGTTATTTGAGAGTTTCGTTCAGATCAGGAGTTAATATAAACTGCTATCAAAACAAGCTTTAAGAGAATCGGAAACAACAATATAAGTGAGCTTAATGTTTGGCATAGGGCTATATCAAGCTATTGGGAGAGGGGATAACTGAAATATTATTACGTGAAAGCACGTTTTTGACGTTTAAGTATGAAAGCAGAATGGGCTGTTTCGAAGAGCGTTTTACCTGAAGAAGTACCTTCAaccttagcaaaaaaaatgtgaacaatGAACATATAAAAGACAGTGATACTTCTctgaaaaacacagaaaaatatattcacTTATAGCCTGTTCAGACACACAGGGAAACAGTCGGAAACCAATCGTTATCATGGGAAAACCGCCTGAGATTTCCCATAATACCGATCGGCTTTGGGGCTAGGAATTTTTTCTAGAGTCCCTATGGTACCAATCGGCTTTTCGTGTGCTTTCGAGCGAAAATGAGCAAATATTCTTAAAAGTGAAAAGCACGCCAATTGTTAAGCACACAAAAATTCGAGATTTTATGGTTCTTGTTGAGAACCATCAGGTTGTGTACGATACATGTCAGGAAGCTCCTAAATTCAAAGTATCAATtaacattattatttattgaaaagcccgtcataacaaaaaaaaggaaaagacggagcaataaacgaaaaaacaagaaaaaacaagaataacaagaaaaaatacatactgAGCGCTAAGacaaacactttaaaaaaaaatacaacaaaaaaatctTAACCTCTTTCAAAGTCCACGATATAAGATGATGACACAGacatagaaaaataaagtttcgAACAAGACAAAGCAAAAGAGATAGTGAAAAAAGGCAAACAAACAAGcaacaacaacataaaaaaagaggCACAGGCTACTGAAATAGTACAGAATACCATTCCTGGGCTGTTATATTCACTGGGCAGTCAGGGCACTCATATATATATTTCGTTTCTTGATAAAGAACATTTAATGCTCTCCGGGACTCCTTATTTGGTGctcattttttagttgtttttaatcCTAAAAAAGCTCAAAACACCGAATTTATTTAACGTACCTGTATCATGAGGAGAAATGGAGTAGAATTCCTCGAATTGAGGTTCAGATTTAAATGGTACAGAAATGCTGGGAAAAGCATCCAAAGTCCCATCTTCAAGTTTGGGAGacaaaaaagagcttttaaggTTCAACGAGTCTTCACTGTCACTTGGTAAACCATCTTGAACTTCTAAAACAAAGTAGAATCAATAAGGGCATAAAAGATATTTTACAAAACCGCATTAAAATTTTCCTAACAAAAGTATGACAGAAAGATTCAGTTACTATAATGACCTTTTTTCTGCTTGTggtttttatcccttttttatcCCAGGTTCTTATCCCGACGATCCCTTTTTAtggttcttatttatttttgatttaagcTAGAATCTTATTTTTCTAAGTCCAAGTTATATACAATTTTGGTTAATGTATATTGATATACCAGTACAGATACTTCAAGTCTGAACCTTGAAACACTCTTCGAAATTGCCAGTATCCTAAAATAATACAACCATTCCTTTTAGCACATAAAGTTTTATGCTGAAAAAGTTAACCAGCTAGAAAATGGCTTTAAGAACATTAATATGCATTTGAATGTTTATAAAAGGataaaaggaaatttaaaagGGAAAGTTATTTAAAATGATAAAAGGGCCTTCAGACAGCGTATCTAAGTGAAGACTGAATACAGGGTCCATAAGAAAGGTTACGATCTAAAAACTGAAAGACATGTCGGTCAGTTCCTTGCTGGCTTGCTGGCTTGCTGGCTCTAAGTTGGTGGCTCTGGCTTACTAAGTCAATATTGAAGTCACCAAGGATAAAAATGGCATTCAAAGATTTGATATCACACTTAACATATTTTCAGATTTGTCAATAAAGTCTGCCCTGCTAAATGAGGGAGGACGATAAATTACAgcaattaaaaacttatcattatttggtaaaaaacattcaacaatACAACTTTCAAAAATCATCTCAGAATTCAGGAATAGAAATTCTTCTTTCCCCTGAGcgggaatataatttttaactagTATTGCAAGACCAAATTGCTTTTTTCGAGTTCTGCTTACATGAAATAATGACGGAAATcacaaatattcattttattttccacATTTTCATCTAAGAATGTTTCACAAACTCCAAGAATATCCATACctgattcaaataaaaaaaaatttcagtttcacCTTGCCCGCTCCTCCATCCACGGCAGttccaaaaagatatttttctcaTATTTCGGTTTTTACGAACAATTtcatgagaaattaaatatttatttgaggGGAATAAAAAAgagttcaaaatttcattattatcatAGGCTAGGGACGTTTGGAACATTACTAAAAAGGGCtgaatttctttcaaattcttCCAGCCTAGATGCAGGGATCACAAGAACTTGACAAACCATTATCGCGTATTGACCTCAAGGCAAGGAGTACCCCTGCATGCCTCTCctatagaaaactaaaagcaaTAAAACTCCCACTAAATGAATTTATTCTCGCGGAAGATATCATGTCATTCAGCTATGAGCCCAAGTAATGTTAAATCACACCATATCGGGGGAAAAAAACCGATATAtcacaaagaaaatatatactCCTTGGCTAATTGACGTTAATTGACCAGACAAAGAAAAACGTCAATTTGGTTGGATTCAGAACCAATCCATGTTTTTCTTCTCTCCAATTTCATCGATACAGCATAGGATTGATGGGATTGCAGGAGGACTCCAAGCCTGAAATCCGTTCTGTAAAGTTCACTTTTCTTCTCAGGAGGCATGTGCGTATATCTCGGACAGACTTGCTCACATCATCAGATAAATACACTTTAGAGAATATCGGACAATTATACaggcttttttttctaagagcACGATCGCAAAGTAGTTAGTTTGCTCGCAGATCGGAAACTTATTCTTATAGTTGTGGAGTCggattttagtaaatttttcattcaattCAATGACCAGAAATTCACATTGAATATATTATTTCCGCCATAGTTCACCAATTTTCCCACCCCACTTCTTTCGACGAACACTTTAGGTTCCAGGCCATGATATTACTTCGTCGGTCAGCATTTTCTAAGCTCAGTACTTTACAAGGCTAGGGTTATCATAGGACTGGTTAGCTAATAGCTGGAGGTCCTTAACTTTATTTTGTAGCTTAGTGATTTCGTCATCATGAACTTTTTTAGAACTTTCCAAATTTTCGGTTCTGGATGATAGATTACTTATCTCTCCTCTGGTTTCTGACATTTCACTTTTCAGTCCTtgtatttctgtttgaatgCTTGTCATTAATTTGTTCTTTTGAGAAATCTCAGTGAATCATGGTGATTTCTATTATTGAtgttatgataaataaaatcttaaagctcgaactaaacaatttttttcagtacagTTAAATTACGTTCTAGCCTTTAAAAGGGACAGGGGGCGTTAGCCTTACTcctctttgtggtagtttctgcTTGTTCTAAATTTGACGTGGttctttgttgtaatttctgagCGGTTtgagtttaaatttatttattaatagtcaTTTATCGTCTTTTTCgcttgaaatattatttgacGTTAGTTCAGCTTGTTATTAGTTTATAATAGCTCTTTACTCTTCTTTAAAACTCCTTttgtgggaattttttttttttttattaatgacaaataaaaacacacagttcaaaattaacttttttccaGTAAAGCACACATAATTTTTGCGTACTTAAAAGGCTGTCGAGCCTAATTTTTTTAGTGGTAatctctgttggttttaagttttttttattattcattataattcctttttgttttacCCCTGAATTGTTGTATTAGTTTATTTCTGTTCACCGTTGCTTTAATGAGCTCTTTACCtttcttcgaaaaacttctctggaagaaagttttttaattacttgatggataaagaaaaaaaattgttgatttaaatataatatttgaaacattcaaaataaaatataataataataatattgtgcatgataataatatataataataataataataataataataatgtgtAGCATAATatctaaaatataatacttattttcacaaagaaataaaaactgaccCTAGAGATTCACCCACAATTAAGAAAGGGactggaaattttaaaaatagtagATTAGCCCCTCAGATGTACACAAGAGTTCACAGTAAAGGTCACCCTGTATTTAAACTTTATAGCCttcccaaaatacaaaaaaaaattctattatcCCCTATCATAGTATGCGATAGCTTTCCAGCTtcaagaaaataacaaaaatgatctcaaattatgaaaaaatacaagaaaagatgaaaatgtCCCAGCTactcatatagtatgagctctggcaaaattctaagaatcaatacattgctttaaaaggaaaatcagaagcttaatgccgtcaggatttaaaataagagctctgagtcacgaggcccttctaaatatcaaaattcattaagatctgatcgccccctcgtaagttaaaaatccctcaatttctctaatttttcctctcccttcagccccccagatagtcgaaacggggaaaacgactttatcaggccaatttgtgcagctccctgacacgcctacaaactttcatcgtcctagcacgtccagaggcaccaaattcgccaaagcactgaacctcaccctctaactcccccaaagagagcggatccagtccggttacgtcaatcacgtatctgcgaCATTTATatgcgtttttcaagatttcaggttttcccctcgatcccccccccaatgtcaacaaatctggtagggatttgaaataagagctctgagacatgagttccttctaaatatcaaatttcattaagatccggtcacccattcttaagttaaaaatacctcaatttttctaatttcttccaAATTAATAACCCCCAGCTttcccaaagagaacaaatccgttccagttatatcaatcacgtatctataacttgtacttattcttcccatcaagtttcatcccgatctctctcccctctaagcgttttccaagatttcctgtttccccttCCGTTTGAAACTCTccacaatgtcaccggatctggtcgggattcaaaatgagagttctaaagcacaagatccttttagaCATCAAATTTCGCtaagatatgatcacccgtttgtaagttacaaatacctcattttttctaatttttcaaaattacccccccccccccaactcaaccaaagagagcggatccagtccatatccgtcagtcacgtatcttggattagtgtttattctacccaccaactttcatcctgatttctccactttaagcgttttccaagattttcggtcccccccccccaaatgaccctagatccggtcgggatttaaaataagagatctaagtcacgatgtccttctaaatatgaaatttcattaagatccgatcactccttcgtaagttaaaaatacctcattttttctaattttttagaactaacccttccccctcaaactcctcgaaagagagcagacccgttccggttatgtcaatcacgtatttaggacttatgcttattttttatcaccaagtttcatcccgatccccccactctaagcgtttttcaggattttagatccccccccaaatccctccaatgtcaccggatccggtcgttatttaaaataagagctctgagacacgatatccttctaaacatcaaatttcattaagatccaatcactccttagtaagttaaaaatacatcattttttttaatttttcagaatttgccctccccacccccaactcccccaaagagagcaaagcagatttgcaaaattttagcttccccccaactcctcccaacaTCACCGGATcaggttggaatttaaaataagagctctgagacacaatatccctccaaacatgaaatttcattaagatctgatcacacatttgtaagttaaagatacctcatttttctaatttttccgatttaactgtCCCCCCATTCTTCCCCCCGGCAGATGGTCTGATAGGGAAAACagcaatttctaatttaatctggcctggttcctgatacacctgctcaatttcatcgtcctagcttccCTGGAAgagcctaaagtagcaaa
Protein-coding regions in this window:
- the LOC136029982 gene encoding zinc finger protein 79-like isoform X2; this translates as MKLIMWEDSSADLPQIPNMAELITLSEAPVAKVVQDGLPSDSEDSLNLKSSFLSPKLEDGTLDAFPSISVPFKSEPQFEEFYSISPHDTEITNSALCSSVGIIQPSILGLKPTKMVQKWTEKIEEETKASTVSLEESLLQNSSLVVSQKPTKNTCLGSFELKSEVTGLKNRQEYLKSPLLSGERSCQRPHSNGERPFECSVCKKKYSRLDSLNKHHKIHTGEKPFECGICKKRFFRSDILNNHFRTHTGEKHLNVVYARRSFRSWVI
- the LOC136029982 gene encoding zinc finger protein 79-like isoform X1, whose translation is MKLIMWEDSSADLPQIPNMAELITLSEAPVAKVEVQDGLPSDSEDSLNLKSSFLSPKLEDGTLDAFPSISVPFKSEPQFEEFYSISPHDTEITNSALCSSVGIIQPSILGLKPTKMVQKWTEKIEEETKASTVSLEESLLQNSSLVVSQKPTKNTCLGSFELKSEVTGLKNRQEYLKSPLLSGERSCQRPHSNGERPFECSVCKKKYSRLDSLNKHHKIHTGEKPFECGICKKRFFRSDILNNHFRTHTGEKHLNVVYARRSFRSWVI